DNA sequence from the Suricata suricatta isolate VVHF042 chromosome 5, meerkat_22Aug2017_6uvM2_HiC, whole genome shotgun sequence genome:
TAAGCAACCATATCAGCCAGAACTATAAGATCCACTTCTGCTTCTACTGTCTTAACCTCTATGACTTCCACCTTCATCctctgactttttctttaaaagacatgTCCTCTGATATACAGCTATTTCTTCTACAGTCACCTTGAGCCTGGGACCCAGGGGCCaatgaaacaatatttgttcctcaGTAACCAATAGTGGGGTACAGGAAGCTGGATAGAAAACAAGAGAGGGAGCTGACTCAAACTTAATAGTAGGCTAATTTGTCCTTTGCAAACTCCTCCATGGGCCAGGTTCTGTTCTAAGCATTGGGGATTCAATGATATCCAAGTTAGAAAAATTTCATCTTTCATGGATTACATTTTTCAAGGGGAGAGATAGTATACTAATGGATAAATCCATACTTTGAAGCCagggctaaaaaaaaaacattaaaaaaaataaaggacaagagATAGAGCATTCTGGAAAAGCTTCTCTGAAATAAGATTGACCTTGGGTGTGAAGAACCATGTAACTATAGGGGAGAGGGACCATGATGTGGAAAGGCCTGAGGAAGGAGGGTGATCATCACTTATAGGAACACCAAGAACTCAGATGTAGTCAGGGTGAGGGATCAGAAATGAAGTTGGAGATATACCCAATGGCTAGATTCAGATAATGTTGGCCACGATAAAGGCttgggattttattttctgtgtattgaGAAGTCACTAGAATGTGTAATTTGGACAGAAATTTGACAtgattttggtttatattttaaaatattcattctacTTGCCATTAGTAGGGGTATTGAGTTATTACTACACTGATTAATAGCACACAATCGAACAAATGTCTATAACAAATACTGATATGTAATAAACACTAattgtatattttagaaatgtaattctttaaaaatttttttaatgttttatttttgagagagagagagagagagagagagagagagcatgagcaggggagggtcagagagagaaggagacacagaatccaaagacaggctccaggctctgagctagctgtcagcacagagcctgacgtggggatggaacacatgaactgtgagatcatgacctgagctgaagccagatgctcaactgacttagccatccaggtgctcttgGCAATGTAATTCCTAAAAGAGAGACATGgagctattttttcttctttgagtaaCTTGTTTATCCATGAATAAATAATCCTAGAGAGAGATGAAATTTAGAGccaaaatagttttctttttccttttcatatttatgaGCTTTGAGATAATTACTTCATAATTAAGCACGTAGGAagggaaaatttttattataggaATATCATTCaacttatttgaatttcttttgagTTATTTGTTAAAAATCACTCTGaaacttattattaaaattatttttggtggTCTACCAATTGATAGCTGGATGATACTCTCTTTCAATATTGTGCCAAACACTGAAAGTCCTGCAACTTGTGAAAGGACTTGCTACCCAGTCACTGGATCACTTAACATTGGTGTCAGTATTTTGGATCATTCCTTTCCATTCTGCAGATATTTAATCCCAGGGTGATGAATTATGGTAAGGTTAAATGGCAGgtaaatactgtatttttgttttgttatgggAAAGAAAGACAATGGCAAATTAATCACTTTGATTAAAATAGATCTTTGACACATAAGTTTAGGAAATAGTATATAAACAAGCCAGAAatctagaaatttattcttttaagactATCCTTACCTGCCTCCAGGTTGGAAAATCTGCCTGCATTTAGTTTGGAACCACTGTTCTATTCAGTGAACCTCATAGGAGCAtgaatgttattttctttctctgtacctcTAGGGTCAAGCAAAATGTCTGGCATAGCCATTGTCCTTTTCTTAAACAATGAGGGAACTGGGAGACTGGAATATCAATCTCAGGTTTTTCATTATCCCCATATTTTTATTAATCCTTGCTGAAATGGAGTAATTGGGGCACTGGAGAAATTTTCTGGCTAGAGGAATTATAAACCAGGGACTGTAATATCAAAAATACAAACATAGAGAGATGCAAAAATTGTCTTTACTACCCAAGAAGCAGGTTGTAACAAATGAAAGGCACAGTTTGAGTCAGTTTTCCTGTTTGGTGTATATTTTCACTATACGCATAGTCACACAGTTGGGTCCTCATGCTCCTCTCCCTCAGACCAGATGGCAGCAGCGGGCAGTGGTCCAGTCCATAGTGCTGCACTGGCAGTGGCATGTGGTTTCCCCCCGGATATCCCAGGAACCACAGCCATAGCCACAAGCACAGCCAGTAACAACCATACCTGTATGGACACAGGAGACACAGATGTCTGAACCCTTTGTCAAAAGATGAGACACAGATGTCAAAAACCCTCAGATTTTGAGAGGACGAAGGTGTATCCCTATCATTTCTCATATCTATGCAGCCCAGGGGTAGATATAAGTTTTGTGGGACTAAAAGCTAATTTGATTTTTAGAGCCctctttaaggagaaaaatataaaaatcactaaaacaaACTTAGGTATAGGGCCATGGAAGAGGCCTGTGAAAGTAAGGGGCCTGGGCATTTCTTTCCTGAGATTCATGATATATTTACTTCTATGCTGGCCCTACTCACTGAACAAGGGAGATGAAGGACAGGGGGAACCATAGGTGACAGATCACAACAGGGCAATGAAAAGAGGGAGGGTTGGTATGTGAGGTCATGAAAGggagatggaaaagaaagaggcagaaaccCAAGAGCCCTCAGTAGCATCGTTAAGGGAAATAAGAATGGGTAAGAGATCTCTGGGAACCAGAGGTTAAAGTTCAGTTCCAGGCTAATATGATAGTGAGCCAAGGGGAAGGTGTAGGTGCTGGGGATGGATGGGATCGGCGCAAGGCACCTTCCTCACCATTCCTCCTCATGAAGTTACTTACCTGCAGGGCAGGAAGACAGTCTTCCTTTGCTATAGACACTGGTACATGAAATCCTCTTTGTTGGGGCAGGATTTAACTCTGAATAGGAGAGAAGAAGGGGTATTGCCTAAGAAATCTTTTTCCCATAATCCTCTTCCAAATCTCCTTTTACATCAGAGGTGTCACTGTGTTCATAATCATGCTACTCACTAGGttttaaagttcagttttctcacttataaaatgaaagtaatagtTGTACTTACCTCATAAAGTGAAAATTAAGTGAGGTCATCAATGTAAATTTTTGCATTATATCTCATTCATAATGAGTGTCCACAAATTATAACTATCTGCATcctcattaccatcatcatcaagCTCATTATCACCAGGGCAACCTGAAATTTTAGCCAGGAGTCCAGTGGGATAAGGGAGCAGAAAACGCCCTGCCCAGGAAGATTAAGCTTGAGTAGACTTAATAGAAGCTGAGATCTGGGGATGGGACCGAGAAGAAGTTAGGTTTAGGAATAGGTGGCGTGATCAGGGGttctctcccactccctgcccTCAGTCAGTTACCTAAGCCAGTGAGAgcttcctttatctttttatccACGATGGAGTCCAAGGAACACTGAGCATATCCTGGGATCATCAGCTGGAGAAGGGGGATGAGAGTGAGAAGGAAGCAAGAGGTAGGCTTCATCCTGTAGAACAGCAGTGTCCTGGAGCTGGGGGGAAAGATAGAACACTGAGATCTCTGAGCTCCAGTATGtttgagaaggaagggaaaagagcaCCTAAAGAGTCTCAAGAGAGAACAGACAGGAGAAAATCAGTGCCAGTCTGGACGAGTCTGGATCTCTCCAAGCTGTTTGAAGAATAAGGGAGGGTGACTGCAGAGAAATCACTCACAGACGAGTTCAGAAGAGGTCTGCAAAGGCTGACCAGGAGAGGATATTTTATACCCTGTGGTAACTGACCTAGGCACCTCTCAACACATAGGAAAgcatatacatacaaatacacgCCCCAGTACAATTTCAAAGAACTGCTTGCTTGGGTGTGACACACAACTGTGATAAACTTCAGTGTGTCCTCGTGATAAGCAACAGCTGCCTTTGTTCTGGTTCTCTGGCAATGGGAGTGCTCctgtctttttattcttccctttcctttcttcttggcaACCTGATAAGGCCAGCACCTGAGCCTTCTGTTAACGCCCCGTATTATACTCTCTTGTTTGATCCTTCATCAGCAAGAGGTGACTTTATGGTCAGCTGAGTGAGGGCCCTATCTGTCACCTGTTTAGACATCATTTTACTGCTCCTGAATAATCCCATTTGTggaaaagtaacagaaaacacGATTAGCACTAGTTTGCAAACAAGGAAGTGTACTATTTACTTAACCAGAAGCCTAGTGTTGGATTGAAGGTTCTTACTGGAGATCAAGCTTgatctcttcccttttttcctaccATCCTCAGTTCATTGGATTTTCATCCTTGATCTTATCTTTCCATAGGCCCAAGGTAGCAAGTATCACATCTTCAGCCAAGATCCTGAGCAGGAAGATGTTGCAGACTCTGGGTCCAGCAAAAGGGCAGATGCAGGATAGAAAtgcaagagaggctaatgtctggcaGGAGACAAGAGCTCTGACTAAGggtcctttctccattttcattaGGCTTACAAGCATGATATATGTGTACAAAGAGGCAATAAATcttgaacattaactcatgggcatgagggaaagggagTTTTGAATATATGCAGTGTTAGGGGTTTGgtcaacacaaaacaaaatcctggcactgGGCAGATGGTTGTTTACAGCAGACGTGAGGCACCACCTCTCTTTACCTGAACTTGCCTAGGGGAAAAAAGGTAGAgtatgctacctcagggtcagtaaggcacctttcttttgctagttAGCTCAGCTTTGGGCAACTGGGATCTATCGCCCTGTTTACCTGTTTTTGTCCTTtgttcctgtgaaagcagctttctgctattgtactaaaTTGGGTGGCGCTTCTGCttctgccctgaatacctaatcttgtttacctaatcttggatgTTTTCACCCTGAAATTTTCGATTCCTACATCTTTGTCCTATACTGAGGGCCTTTGCTTTGCTTATCTAATCTTGTTTATCTAATCTTGGATGCATTCATCCTGTGGCTTTctattctttatgccttgttaacccatggtgcaagctcagggaattcctaagcttattccccacagaAAGGAAGGTTTGGGTAAGATCATTCTATTCTAGAGGCTTTGCCTTTTCGTTTTGGAAGCAAGATTATCCCCTAGAAACTCAAGAAGATTTCCCCTGTTATGCCATTGTTCAGTTCTGAGTCATATGACCTCTTTTTACATCATTAGTGGCTGAGAAATTAAGTGGATCTCTACAATCCCTTATTTAAGACAACTGGACCCGTATATGATACGGTCTCCAGTATGGATGGAGTACATGGTCACCAGGATTGAATCCCATATTTCAAAGCtagatgaagaagcagagaatCGGTGTTGGATGACCACTATTGGAGGCCATCAGGTGGGGAAGCCTGGCTCTACTTTTGCTGTGACCAACCTCACTGTTCCTTGCCTTAAAGATGCCCTCTGAAGAACAGCTATTTCTTCTCCATATGTCTCTCAGGAAACTTTGAGAATGGGGCTCAGTGATACCAGCAAAAAGGCAAGGATGCTTCCTTAATTCCCTGATAAGAgttgaggaaataaaagaataacagaGAACACAAAAGAGCACAGGCTTGGATTTGGTATAAAAATTGGGTACATTACTTCATTTGCTAATCAATGACTATTGAGTTTTTCTATACTAATTCTAGTTCTGGTGACTCAGCAGTGGGCAATGCAGGCAAGGTTTTTGCCCTCTAGAGAGTATACTCTAAGGTGGAAAATAACTATACAATATGTCAGATATTGAAAAGTGCcctaaaggaaggaaatgaaggtaAGACAATTGGATGTGCTTCTTTGTTACGGTATATAATGCAATGTATTCAGGGAAGACATCTTAGAAAAGATGGCTTGTAAGCAATGAGCTGTAGATGTGTGGGGTAAGCCATAGAAAAAGCTGGGACAAACGTTTTGGGCTAAGGGGTCAGCAAGTTTATAGAGCTTAAGGCAGAGGGGTTGGTCTGTTGAAAGAATACAACAAAAGCAGTGTGTCTGAAGACAgtaaaatgagtaaagaaaacagaagtgcaCTTGTCAGCCAACATAAGGGCTCCAGGTTTATTGTAAGTTGGATGGGAAATTACTGGAGCATTCTGCTTAGGGATGATCTGACTTATTTATAtaagatcatttatattttataaagcttaCTAAGGCCACTGCTGTggaagaaactggaagaaaacagGTAAGGAAACCAAGCTACAAGCTCTTGTAGAGTTACAGATCTCAGATGGTACTAAGGGAAGGAGTGAGAACTGGGTAGAATGTGTGTGGGTTACAGTGAGCCTGGGCAACAGAGATAGTGACTATGCCCTTTGGCAACACTTGTAGTTAGAGGCATGCCTCGCATATTTGACACCTGGCGGGGATCACTCTAACATGCCTctacatatatttcatatgtacACATTTACATTCTCTACATCTTTACTATTTCTAGTAACAACTATGTAATGAtcaataataattatttcttgattcattctctagttttaaaacaaacaaaaaccgtTAAAAAGACCAAATgtcaatactctggtttctcttcagatcgtataaatcttttgccttttactaaaAAAGACCAAATGTCAATTTTAAAGCTACTCTTTATATTCAGCATAATATTTTTGTGCACTTATCAGACAAAAAATATCATACTGCTCAATTTGTATTCactttttgaattaaaatatttttaaatgcttattatttttgagagagagattgagagagagagagagagagagagaatgagcaggggagggacagaaagagcccTATGCATGctcctcaaactcatgaactatgagatcaggaccgaaggagctgaagtcggacactcagctgactgagccacccaggtgccctgaatttaaAATCTTCAGTGCAATTAACCCCCAAATAATCATATAGAATAACCATATAGATGTAATTTAAGTCTGCAAATTTTTCTTTACAATCACTGGCCTATCATTGCTTACTTAGATTGTACTATTTAACTGCAGGAATACATAGCAAGATAGGAGTTATACATAGAAAGGCAAATTTGAATGATCCTGAAGTGTTATGAACTtatcttaaaaattgaaatgaagaCATATAAAATACACCTAGgttagtagaaggaagaataaagataagaatagaaataaatgaaacagagaccaaaaaataaaaataaaaaagactgatgaaattaagagctgattctttgaaaagataaacaaaattgataagcttgacacacacacaaaaaagagagcaagagagagagaagacctaaatgaataaagttagaaatgaaagagaagtaatAAAGTAATTAGATGTAAATAATAGagcttctctttttattaaaattttctcattctttaacattttctattttttaggatTTTAGGGTAAACTTATTTGTACATGTTTACAGTTTATAAATTGCATTTgaatgtatgtttaacttttaaaaattcatggtgCTTCTGAATAAAATAGTAGGAGACCAGAAAACCCAATAACCACAGGAAGTTTGCAGGTCTCTGAAACACAAGTTTCTAGCTCTATTTTTGGCTCGAGTTAGTCCTCTGATGAGGTATGGAAGTGCTGCTCTTTTATCTTATGGATTCATATACTGTCTACAGTATATGAAAAACCATCCAAGTTGATTTTAGATGTAAAAgctgaaatgcaaataaaaactgagaggctgactctggaaaacagtatggaagttcctcaaaaagttagaaatagaactaccctatgatcccgCAATTGtcctactagatatttacccaaagatacaAACTCACTAATTCAGAGGGATATACACActccaatgtttagagcagcattatccacaatagccaaattatggcagCAACTCGTGTCCATTGacatatgaatggataaataaaatatgttatccagccataaaaaaagtgaaatctttccatttgcaacaacatggatggagagcataatactaagtgaaataaatcaatgagagacagacaaataccatatgatttcacttatatgtggaatttaagaaacaaaacaaatgagcataggggAAAAATGTGAGAGGCaggcaaaacaagaaacagactcttaactatagaaaacaaactgatgctCACTAGAGGGGAGGTAGGGGTGGGTGGATTAAATAAgtgatagggattaaagagtgcattggttttgatgagcactggatattgtatgtgttgaatcactaaattgtacacttgaaactaatatttcactgtatgttaaataactgaaatttaaataaaaacttaaaaatattgagaagCTGACCCACCCTGAATAGAGATTAGTTATAGGTTCTCTTGGAAATAGGGCCATACATCCCTCAAAAATTATCTTTGGGATCTGCTCAAGTGTTACATAGGTACCTGATTAAGACTGTAGAGCTCTGCACCatcaagcagagaaaaaaaatggttctaTAAAACTTGATGATTTGATTCTTTCAATTAGCTGTGAACCATAAAGTCTCTTCACTAATCGGGCTTCTAATCAGATTCAAGTCAGTTATAAGAAGAAAATTTGATGGGGCaccagggaggctcagttggttaaatgctcgactttgactcagatcatgatctcacagcttgtgagttcgagccccatttccggctcggtgctgacagctcagagcctggatcctgcttcagattctgtgtctctctctcgctctgcccctccccagctcatgctctgtctccctcaagaataaataaactttaaaataaataagtaaatattaaaggagaaaatttgCATTCCAGTGTCCAAAAAGAGTATCCCAGAGTGGCTCACTGAATTTTTTGTCCAAAGGACTAATAATTGGAGCATCCAGGTCCTTTGGATTCTGGAAATATCTAATAGACAATAGTATGTTATTGGCATTTGTTGTAAAGTTACTTGTGGTAATGCTAGGCTAACTGACCTAACTGTTGGGTATGGACAAAAGCAGAGGTGAGAGAGATACTAGGTGGAGATGATTGCAGAAAGGGACACtggggaggagaaaataaaagaagaggatCTGGAGGAGAGAATAAAGAAGAGCAtatctctccatctctttatATGTGTGTGAATGTAGACAgataaaatctcattaaaaatagaCTTACATACATTTTAATGACATGATTATGGTTGTGCTACATGATAATTGGTGGTATATGGTCAGCAGCTGACACAtaacatacataataaatatggCTTTCTAGAGCCTTACCAGGTTTCTGGTTTTTGCTTTCTATTCATTTGGCCACCTATAATATGTTGATGGGATTTCCTGATACTGGGCTCTAACTCCTATCATAATCTCTGAATTAAGTCTAAGTGGTAAATTATCTTCATGTACTCAGGAAAAGAACATGGATTGGGAAACATCTGGTTAGTTACTGATTCACTGAGCTTTTGAGATTTCTGGAATTTGAACTGGTCACTTGGAGAAGGAAAGCAAATTTACAAAGGGGACAAAGAGGTTCCTAAAAGTAAAGGAACTGAGACTCCGATGCACTCACTTTGAAGTTCAAACTCCTTAGAATCTCatgtttaaaatgagattttaggACTTATATGATTCTTTAGACTCAAAATTTGGGGATTGAGACGGCCTTGATTGGGTTCTGCTAACACGAGAGGACCTGAGATCCCAAGTGAGGACTTGTTATGAAGGAGGAGGGGGTCTGGACTGGGTAACCAGGACTTCACACCAGAGATCAGAGACTCACAGTGGAAGACGGTTTCTGGAAAGGCATGTGGCTGAGCCTGGAATCTTTTGGTGTTGGTCATGATTTGAGAACAAATACAATTTGGGAGATTCTGGATTGGAGGTGCCTTGCTTTAAGTTATACTTTGGGGGGAAAAGGCCATGTTTTCTGGTTTATTCTTAGTGGTGAGACAAGTTTACAATGCTAAAGTGTAAGCTCTCACTGCAGATACATCATAGGTTCATAGACTAAATAATTAGATATCATTAggtgtctcttctcttccctgttGTTTCTCTTCCCTAACATTTGATGCCTTACTAGATTTTAAGTTGCCTGGGAGCAAGAATCATTACTTAATGCTTCTCTATATCTCCagtactcacactgtctctggcGCATGGCAGATGACAATGGCTATTGGTTGGCTCAGTAAATGAATGGGTAAATGTTGGCCTGCgaatttattctacttttttatcTGGTTCTATTTCATTTCAAGTTGAAGACCAAACTAGAATCTCTTGTGCTATTGAAATATACCATGTTGTTGAAATATCCTGTGAGGGTTCAgaatcttttgttaattttttaaggataatCACTGAATTTTGGTGGAAAACACTGACATATCCCAAATGCAGTAATGGGTTGCCAAATCTCCCTCGTTCTTATACCTTGTGTTCTCCTCATTTAGTTCTACACTGACATCCAGCCAATACTAATTTTCTAAACCTCTCTGATCCATCTCTGCTCATTAAGTTAATTCTAGCGTTCTTTCTTCACCTCTATCTACCTTCTCTTGAGCACATaactttctttactttcttctctttctctccctgcctctcctctcctctcctctcctctcctctcctcccctctcctctccttcctttctccctccctctcttcccttccctcccctcccctcccctttcctcttccccaccaGACCAGAGTCATGGTCTCTTTGACTCATGAGGAATaattattttatcacttttaagTGCTCAAATCTGTAGTAAACTACTTACCTATAGGAAAAACAGATGCATATAATGATAATTAAGGAAAGTGCTTCCCATTATAActtcttctccattttttcttcttgatattcCCAAATGGAGAGACAAGCAATAGGCTGGGTTCATGAGGGAATACAAATGGcagataaaaatgggaaaaaggtTTAACATTATTGACAATGCTATACAAACTGATATAATTATGAATGTCAGCATTTATCTCTCAGATTCACCAGGgttaaggaaaagggagaaacaggGATTTCTTATATTTCTCTGTTGAGAACATAATATCAACTTTTTTATGAGAGGTCATTTAGCAAAATatctcaaagttttaaaatatatatctcttttgacctagcaattctactttaTGGACTTGAccttaaagaaataatcagagataTGCACAAAGATTTACATGGAAAGCTTCACTACATTATTATTtgttgtaataaaaatatatataatacctaaataaattatggcacattAAATATAAGATATTAGAGACATTGTAAGGAAAAGCTTAGGACATACTGTTGGGTTATAAAAACAGGGAATAAAACTATACGTATTTTTTGACCTGATGTAAAGATGTATAGAAAAATGTTGGGCATACATGTACTGATGTTAACAATCATTCTCCTGGGTGGTGGGATTAAggctgatttttatttccttatttatagtTATTGGTACATTCTGCTTTTTCCATGGTTgtactgttttactttttaaaatcattttattttattttttatgattttttttgttttttattttttattttttattttttttattctcacaTTAGATAACATATGGTGTAGTCTTcccttcaggagtagaacccagtgattcatcacttacataaaacactcagtgctcatcccaactagtgccctcctcaattcccatcatccattttccccacctccaccaaccctcagtttgttctctgtatttaagaatctcttatggtttgcctcattGTAAAAGTTATCTGTGGCAGATGGAGGTGAAAAGAGCAGCAATTCCTGCATATATGTCTCTTTGACTTCGCTGCACCTCCTAGAAGAGATCGTCTATTTCCCCACCTCCTTACTCTGATCTGgacttgtgacttgctttgaccaatggaTGTGCCAGAAATAATGTACAACTTCTGAGGTTAGTTCATAAGAAGTCTGTGGCCTCCACTTTGTTACCTTGAAGTGCTGCCCTGAAGCCACCATGCAAGGAAACCAGTCTAGCCCACTGGAAGATAAGAGGCCTCACTGAGGAGAACCGAGGTCGCCCAGTCAACAGCCAGGGCTAACTGCCAGACATCAGTTAAGGAGTCAGAGACTCTCTCCAGTTGAATGCAGCAAAATAAGTGAGCCCAAGTGAGTCTAGCAGAAAAACCTCATCAACCCACAGAAGCATGGGAAATAATAAATCGTTGTTTCAAGCACTGAGTTTTGGGGTGATTGCTactcaaaaatagatacaaaacagtactaattttaaaaaatgaagtcataaaCTGGCTATAGTTGTCAATATAGCTTCcaaggatcttaaaaatattgCCTCAGAAATTTAAATGGAAGCATTATGGCTGTCACAGTGTTGTTTAGGTTTTCAAAGAAAGACTGGTGAGCAGAGACTGTGG
Encoded proteins:
- the RETNLB gene encoding resistin-like beta, producing the protein MKPTSCFLLTLIPLLQLMIPGYAQCSLDSIVDKKIKEALTGLELNPAPTKRISCTSVYSKGRLSSCPAGMVVTGCACGYGCGSWDIRGETTCHCQCSTMDWTTARCCHLV